The Alphaproteobacteria bacterium genomic interval ACCTGAGTGCCCCTTCTTGACGACGGTGACAAAAAGATTCTCTAGTCGAATCCAATTTTGGCCCCTTCCGTCACCCCAACGAAGAAATCGAGCGCCACTAACTCCGGGTCCAAGACCCAACTTGTCTTCGGAACGCTGAATAAACCAGGCGATCAGGTCATTCCAGCTTGGCAGCTCGACTGCTAGGTCGTCACTAGGATCTTTTTTTCTTTCGCCGAAGAACCGACCCAGGTCTCCCAGGAAGTTTGGTTCTTCTAGAGCACGACGAGCGGCGCTTGCCCGGTTACCGTCAAAATCGGGGTCATTGATCTCGCGTCGCACAGCAAGGTACCAACTTTCATCGGCCTGACTCTCAAACCGACGAATATCCTCCTTGTGAGCGATCGCCCAGTCGTCCCAGATGTCTTCAACGGCCGCAGTCTTCGCTGGATCAATTCTGGGCAAGGGCGGCAGGAACGACAGCAGTATCCGGCGAAAAGCTTGGTGGATATCATGGCTCGTATAGACGACTACGAGATTGAAACGTGGATTCAGCGCTAGTAGCCCCAGCGTTTCAAGAGATCTGTCCGGACCGCCTCCTTCTCCATCAAGGAAATAGTCGAGAATAAGAAGATCGGTTTGGTGGAGACGACGGAGATCTATGTCGCCCTTGTCGTCTTTGTCGTGGATGCCGTCATGAACATCAAATATCCACTTCCTCTCACGCGCGATCGTGAGCAGACCAAGAAGACTTTTGACCTCGTCGCCTGCATTGTTCCAACGAAACTCCGAAGAACGACGATCTCTTGCAGGCTTGTGCGCCTCCAGCAACTTGTCCAGAGTGGGAAACTGGTCATCAACCGCAATTACCGTTCGAATAGGTTTGATGTAGGTCGTCTCTATTAGAGGCTTTAGAGACGGGACATCAGTCCCCGGAATTCTCTGGCTTGTAGCCGACATACTCCCCCCCACGGAACAAGATGCCGAAGTTGGCCCCCGGCAGAATGCGTCGCTCGTCAGTAACGTATTCGATTGTGTGCCCACCGGCCCTCAAGTTCGCCCTACAGAGGTACAGCCCTACGCCCCTACCTCCGTGTGACTTCCTTGAAAAGAAGAGCGTAAACAGAAATCTCTCGTCCTCTTCGTCCACTCCCGGCCCATTGTCTCCAACCAGAACGAGGCCATCCCTCACGTCGAGGCAAACCAGCTTTCGCTCGACGTCACCGGGGGTTTTTGTAAGCCAGTACCGAGCATTGTTGATGAGATTGATGAATACCGGATATATGCGAGATGGCAGCTCACGAACTCTGAAAGATTTGAATGCTTCGGTGGCTTCAAGAACAATTTCGGCTCTAGCAAGAGAGTCCTGAAAGAACGACTCAATATATGAAAGGATCGCTTCTCCCGTGATGACCTCAAATTGGGGATTGCCCGAAAGCTTGAGGGGCGTCAAAAACCTCAGACGCTCTGTAAGCTGTCGATGAGCGTGCAATGCCGTTTGAATTGGAGAGAGGTCGGCTACCGACTTTGGAAGGCCGTCGAGATTTCTGGTGATTGTGAGATCCAGCCCTTCGATCTCATGACCGATTATCTCGACCGTAATGCCCAATTGCGCGAGCGCGTTGAGGCGATCAATTTCTTCGCTAAGTTCGGAGACCTGATCGCCCTGGAATGCGGTTAGTCCCACCAAGTCGATGCGCTCTTTGATGGCCTCCATAGCAAAGATATAAGACTCAAAGAATTCTTCGTTCTCCTGGTCAAACCTTCTGTAAATGCGGTCTAGCTCCTGATGCACCTCCAGAACGCTCATGCGCTTGTGGCGTTCGTCACCAATAAGCTCGGTGGCCGCTTTTCTGAATAGCCGCTTCCGTTCCTCAACTTGCTCGCCAAATCCCTCGAGTTCGGCTTGGAGCAGACTGATGGCCTTCTCGGACCATCTGCTGAGACGTCGATTCAGTGCGGAGGCATTGTGATTAATTGCGCTGACAACGATTTGCCTTCTGTTGTCTTCCGACAGTCCGCTGGCGGCGTTAGAGATGCTGGCCTCCAGTGAGCTCACCGCTTCGGATACCGACTTCCAACGACTGACATAGTTGCGGTATTCCCCTTCCAATGAGCGAAGATCCCTTGGGCGCGTAGGTGGCGCAAGAACCTCGAGGTCCTTCTTCACTCGCATCAGACGCTCGTGAACGTCCATCAATTTTGGGAACGAAGCGACTGCATCAACCTTCGCAGTAGACTGAAGACCCTCGAGGTCTTGTTCTAGTTCACCAAGATCTTCCGATTTTTCATTGAGGTCATCCTTAAGCACTCGCCGCCGCCGGCGTTCTAACGCAGCCGCATCCTTTCTCGCCTTACTCTCAGCCCGCTCAAGCTTCTTTGCCGAGAGCTCCTCATCTCGTAGATCTGATGCCGAACCGAAATAGCGCCGTGATGTGGTCTGCAGCAGGCTAATGACGAGATCGCGGAAGACCTTTGTCGCGTGCCCTTCGATTAAGCCTTCGCGCCCCGCCTTGTCTCTGAGATTTGGGTTCTCGTCCGTACCTATCGCAATGCGGCCGAACATTCGGCGGTGGTTCCAGAACTCTCTGCCCGCGTGTCGGCTCCGCCGTTCTTCGATAAGGAAGAAGTCCGTATCTGGCCTTCCATACGGCATCACCCGCAGACCGTCCCGGAACACCATTAAGCCAGAATGATTTTCCGCCCATTTCTGGGCTTGAGCATGCAGATCAGCTGCCAAACTAGAGTTGGCGGCAACCCTCTCGTAGGTCGCGAGAACGAGATCGAACCTACCGACTCTGGCAGCCCCGCGGCTGGACAGATTCGGAGCCAATGTTATCTGAACGTCACCCTCTTGCCACTCACCGAAGGCCTTGATGCGTCCTCGAAAAACGCCGTTCTCATCGACGGTTCCTCGAACGAAATGCTCGAGTTGTTCGATGCTCGAGAGACCGAATTCCCTCTCCCGCGCCACAACCATTCTGCTCTTGGAGCCATGCCACGCGATAACTGATGTCTCAAATTCCAGCTTTGAAAGTAGTTCTTCATCGTATGGGTCAACAAAGCTCGACAATGTCGACACAAATATGTCTTTGGCGCGAGAAGCCTCATCGGCGTGCTTACTGGTTGCCGTTTCTTCAAGCTGGCTGAGGAGGTCAAACTCAAGGTCGGCAACAAAGAGTGCCGTTCCGCAGTCCGAGTCTCCGGTCCAAACGGGCCACTGCGTGAAGTGGCGTTCGTCGAAGCTCGTTTCGATGATGGTTTCTTCCATTCGCCGCTGTGTTGTCAGCGAGTCTTTCGCTTCCTCTTGGAGCGAAAACCGATTCCAGGCATCGACAATGCGGTCGTGACGTTCGTCGTGGGTGTCTCCGCCCCATACATTCTCCATGAGTTCATCGAAGAGCCTCCTGGTGAGCGCAGGAAGCTCGGAAAGGCAGTCGAACTCTGCGAATGGAATTCGAATGTCGTCGAGCAGAAGATAGGGGTTACGGAAAAGGCGCCAATCAACGAGCGAGGCTATGAAAGGTTCATCTTTTCGCTTTGACACGAGCAGCAGAAGAGACCCCAGCGCAGCAGCTGATAACCGACCTATCCCCTTCTGCCCTTGACGCGTCCGAAGCGGCAGGCCCAACCTATCGGCTTTGCGAACCTCCGAATTCGAAAGCTTGTCCTCTGTTCCGATAATCAGCCACTTTTCCTGAAACTCGGCTGAGTTCATCCCATGCCCGTCGTCCACGACCGCAGCGACCGGAACATGACTGTCAAACAAATGCAGCGTCACTCGCCTCGCATAGGCATCGAATGAGTTTTTCCAAAGCTCCGATACCGCCGTCGGGCAATCCGCAATCTGCTCGCGGCCTAGATGATCAACTGTCCTTGCGCGAGACCTAAAGGATAGGGCGGTCATCGCTCACCTAAGAAAGGTGCCTGGACACGGCCCGAAGAACTGCCTTTCCGAGCAGTACGGGGACAGCGTTGCCCACCTGCTTCGCCGCGGCCATTAGCCCTCCTTCAAAGACATAGCTATCGGGAAATGACTGAAGACGAGCCGCTTGCCGGACGGTAATACCGTGGTTTTGTGTGGGGTGGACGAAGCGGCCCTTCGAAGGGTTCACACAAGCTGTTGTCATAGTAGGTCCCGGCTTCCGCGGGTCTATCCGACCATAGACGTCTTTGTGGCCATCATGTTCTTCGTGGCAGGGCAAACGCCTGCCAGATTGACTACGGCTCCCGCCATTCTTTGGAGTCGCCTCAAAAATCGCCACCAAATCAGCCGAGTGCTGCATGTGTTTGTTGTTGGAATCCCCCTTTGGTGCTCGGCAGAACGCTACTGACGCACATGACCAAGCCTTTAGGCCCTTCCCGGCGGCTTTGGAGTGGGTGGCAGGGGGACTCCATGCTAGCGGAAACGAAACTCCCTCCCTAACTCCTACAATAAAGACGCGCTTCCTTTTCTGGGGAACGCCGTAGTCTCGCGCATCCAACACCGCAGCATCTAATACCGCGTAATCTGCGAGAAGCGCCTCGCGTTTGAATGCGTCCAAGTATTCCGAGTGTCGCGGCCAAAGTATCCCTGGGACGTTTTCCATCACAAAAACTTTGGGACGGAGAACACGTACGTAGTCGAAATACCGGTGGATCAGACCGTTCCGCTCATCATCTTTGCCCGCATCGTTAATACGATGAACGGAGAAGCCTTGGCACGGAGGACCACCAAGGACGAGATCGCACTCCGCTCCGTCAGAGAATACTTCTTCTAAAATATTTTTCGGATCGAGCTCCTGGATGTCTTCCTCATACAGCTTCGGAACAAGGTTTCGTCGCCCTTTGATGAGATTGCGATGGTAGGTTTTGCAGGCCCACGGATCGCTCTCGACAGCAGCCCTTACGTGCAAACCTAGTTGCCGAGCAGCGAGGGAGAATCCGCCAGCACCCGAGAACAAGTCGACGCAAGTAAGGGGCTTCCCATCCTCATCCGGCAGATCATTCATGCGTGCGACCGGCTCAGCTGCCCGCGCGCTTTCCCGGTATGCCATTTAGAAACCGCCCCCTACGCGCAAAAAAAGCCCCCGATTCTCACCCGGAACGAAGATTGTCGCAACCTCAAGTCGCGACCCCCGAAAATTGATCGGTACGCTACCGCAGTATTACACAGCCTCGGCTCGTAGTACTC includes:
- a CDS encoding response regulator receiver domain, whose product is MSATSQRIPGTDVPSLKPLIETTYIKPIRTVIAVDDQFPTLDKLLEAHKPARDRRSSEFRWNNAGDEVKSLLGLLTIARERKWIFDVHDGIHDKDDKGDIDLRRLHQTDLLILDYFLDGEGGGPDRSLETLGLLALNPRFNLVVVYTSHDIHQAFRRILLSFLPPLPRIDPAKTAAVEDIWDDWAIAHKEDIRRFESQADESWYLAVRREINDPDFDGNRASAARRALEEPNFLGDLGRFFGERKKDPSDDLAVELPSWNDLIAWFIQRSEDKLGLGPGVSGARFLRWGDGRGQNWIRLENLFVTVVKKGHSGGEVVSALTDALCAWGPTPHRVLVSAMRALAEEEGGSLEDKALRNRSVQAGWLLRALSQEDAGVRNATIGRTLERLWMSLFPSIQDSSLKTMQSVYDYELSLGSAGERVKHHYRQIIEAPNSQESIYSHLNVFECSEAVSGYHLTTGHVLRIEGDIVVCLSPACDLVPDRDKKGWRNELGTSLPFIGVRLKKEEKIGPAVKGATSGRHVFLDLGEGPRAFEFVPVGKTGEPNPRYEHIYARDQGRLVVADGVSSLKVQRIRESGGRGLHLFDCEAVIIAQLRYEYALNLMDRLGANLSRVGLDFLSP
- a CDS encoding ATP-binding protein; this encodes MTALSFRSRARTVDHLGREQIADCPTAVSELWKNSFDAYARRVTLHLFDSHVPVAAVVDDGHGMNSAEFQEKWLIIGTEDKLSNSEVRKADRLGLPLRTRQGQKGIGRLSAAALGSLLLLVSKRKDEPFIASLVDWRLFRNPYLLLDDIRIPFAEFDCLSELPALTRRLFDELMENVWGGDTHDERHDRIVDAWNRFSLQEEAKDSLTTQRRMEETIIETSFDERHFTQWPVWTGDSDCGTALFVADLEFDLLSQLEETATSKHADEASRAKDIFVSTLSSFVDPYDEELLSKLEFETSVIAWHGSKSRMVVAREREFGLSSIEQLEHFVRGTVDENGVFRGRIKAFGEWQEGDVQITLAPNLSSRGAARVGRFDLVLATYERVAANSSLAADLHAQAQKWAENHSGLMVFRDGLRVMPYGRPDTDFFLIEERRSRHAGREFWNHRRMFGRIAIGTDENPNLRDKAGREGLIEGHATKVFRDLVISLLQTTSRRYFGSASDLRDEELSAKKLERAESKARKDAAALERRRRRVLKDDLNEKSEDLGELEQDLEGLQSTAKVDAVASFPKLMDVHERLMRVKKDLEVLAPPTRPRDLRSLEGEYRNYVSRWKSVSEAVSSLEASISNAASGLSEDNRRQIVVSAINHNASALNRRLSRWSEKAISLLQAELEGFGEQVEERKRLFRKAATELIGDERHKRMSVLEVHQELDRIYRRFDQENEEFFESYIFAMEAIKERIDLVGLTAFQGDQVSELSEEIDRLNALAQLGITVEIIGHEIEGLDLTITRNLDGLPKSVADLSPIQTALHAHRQLTERLRFLTPLKLSGNPQFEVITGEAILSYIESFFQDSLARAEIVLEATEAFKSFRVRELPSRIYPVFINLINNARYWLTKTPGDVERKLVCLDVRDGLVLVGDNGPGVDEEDERFLFTLFFSRKSHGGRGVGLYLCRANLRAGGHTIEYVTDERRILPGANFGILFRGGEYVGYKPENSGD
- a CDS encoding DNA cytosine methyltransferase produces the protein MNDLPDEDGKPLTCVDLFSGAGGFSLAARQLGLHVRAAVESDPWACKTYHRNLIKGRRNLVPKLYEEDIQELDPKNILEEVFSDGAECDLVLGGPPCQGFSVHRINDAGKDDERNGLIHRYFDYVRVLRPKVFVMENVPGILWPRHSEYLDAFKREALLADYAVLDAAVLDARDYGVPQKRKRVFIVGVREGVSFPLAWSPPATHSKAAGKGLKAWSCASVAFCRAPKGDSNNKHMQHSADLVAIFEATPKNGGSRSQSGRRLPCHEEHDGHKDVYGRIDPRKPGPTMTTACVNPSKGRFVHPTQNHGITVRQAARLQSFPDSYVFEGGLMAAAKQVGNAVPVLLGKAVLRAVSRHLS